A window from Esox lucius isolate fEsoLuc1 chromosome 16, fEsoLuc1.pri, whole genome shotgun sequence encodes these proteins:
- the serp2 gene encoding stress-associated endoplasmic reticulum protein 2, with product MVAKQRIRMANEKHSKNITQRGNVAKTLRPQEEKYPVGPWLLALFVFVVCGSAIFQIIQSIRMGM from the exons ATGGTAGCAAAACAAAGGATCCGTATGGCAAATGAAAAGCACAGCAAAAACATCACGCAGAGAGGCAACGTTGCAAAGACCCTG CGACCTCAGGAGGAGAAGTACCCAGTGGGACCGTGGCTCCTagctctgtttgtttttgtggtcTGTGGATCAG ccATCTTTCAGATTATCCAGAGCATCCGGATGGGAATGTGA
- the tsc22d1 gene encoding TSC22 domain family protein 1 isoform X2, whose product MNTPCYTTVAMDLGVCQLRNFSISFLSSLLSTDSSPVRLDNSSSGASVVAIDNKIEQAMDLVKSHLMYAVREEVEVLKEQIKELIEKNSQLEQENSLLKTLASPEQMAQFQAQTQTGSPPTSTQPPAPTQAPALPPTQPQPASHNSGSSA is encoded by the exons ATGAATACTCCGTGCTATACAACAGTGGCGATGGATCTCGGTGTTTGTCAGCTAAGGAATTTTTCCATCTCGTTTTTATCTTCGTTGCTGAGTACGGATAGTTCGCCTGTCAGGCTCGACAATAG TTCGTCAGGAGCCAGTGTGGTGGCCATAGACAACAAAATCGAACAGGCAATG gaCCTGGTGAAAAGTCACCTGATGTATGCagtgagggaggaggtggaggttcTGAAAGAGCAGATCAAGGAGCTGATTGAGAAGAATTCTCAGCTTGAACAGGAGAACAGCCTTCTGAAGACCCTGGCCAGCCCAGAGCAGATGGCTCAGTTTCAGGCCCAGACCCAGACGGGCTCACCTCCCACCTCGACACAGCCTCCAGCCCCGACGCAGGCACCTGCCCTACCCCCGACCCAACCACAGCCAGCCTCACACAATTCTGGATCCTCTGCGTAG
- the tsc22d1 gene encoding TSC22 domain family protein 1 isoform X3: protein MRERVGQVQSRNEMAMKLLFWELEQHLKSSSGASVVAIDNKIEQAMDLVKSHLMYAVREEVEVLKEQIKELIEKNSQLEQENSLLKTLASPEQMAQFQAQTQTGSPPTSTQPPAPTQAPALPPTQPQPASHNSGSSA from the exons ATGAGAGAGCGGGTGGGCCAGGTGCAAAGCCGGAACGAGATGGCAATGAAGCTATTGTTCTGGGAACTGGAGCAGCATCTCAAGAG TTCGTCAGGAGCCAGTGTGGTGGCCATAGACAACAAAATCGAACAGGCAATG gaCCTGGTGAAAAGTCACCTGATGTATGCagtgagggaggaggtggaggttcTGAAAGAGCAGATCAAGGAGCTGATTGAGAAGAATTCTCAGCTTGAACAGGAGAACAGCCTTCTGAAGACCCTGGCCAGCCCAGAGCAGATGGCTCAGTTTCAGGCCCAGACCCAGACGGGCTCACCTCCCACCTCGACACAGCCTCCAGCCCCGACGCAGGCACCTGCCCTACCCCCGACCCAACCACAGCCAGCCTCACACAATTCTGGATCCTCTGCGTAG